A DNA window from Trypanosoma brucei brucei TREU927 chromosome 11 chr11_scaffold01 genomic scaffold, whole genome shotgun sequence contains the following coding sequences:
- a CDS encoding pre-mRNA splicing factor, putative has translation MLDRRRPRDENITPSDNPPFKGLLSMKALTTSIETGGSAGDDTEGRMTGNENAEFAYGSGFYLQEEYLERLRRRGHRLNNTETDNFGDDADNNDRSELSGSRRDRTQRGEASDVELIMDHNLQPRFFRLGNDFPAVSASSVLDGEGTNESMLPLNVITAHDTAGDIIIPVVSSSCRMAQQAQKGSTSLAALKRQQESERATREAMDTSKSQLTRLLQKGEIGQEIEVVDQSHKPKGLDSWLLDSTRDTEEDLEGEEEMLRRKVRRERIRLENSLNPSSANGAMTAETAAKEEERDVRERNYLDVQRRRQEKLDRVRDAKEKWERSTNDAEVSGARRIAILTIQRQLPIYRCKEELLRCIGENPVSIVVGETGSGKTTQLVQYLYQRGYTRGGGIIGCTQPRRLAAIGVARRVAEEMGCALGTRVGYAIHLDDNTSEDTEVKFMTDGVLLREIVRDPNVDKYSVIVLDEAHERSVNTDVLLGVLQAAVRRRSDLKLVVTSATMDILKFSKFFGNAPCYEIPGQSYEVDVQYATAPIEDYVLEAVFRVCQLHIQMPLEGKHDILVFMTGRDDVLGVCSLILRRLQEMDPKWLDSLLLLPCLSEAVGATATGVLDPTPSGMRKCVVATNVAETSLTIDGIRYVVDCGFMKTNVFRPKLGMNTLQRYPISQAQANQRKGRAGRTAEGICYRLYTESQFKHEMLLSSVPEIQRSSIDSVVLLLKSIGVSRLIDFDFMDPPPAANIRRSMWQLWVLGLLDDNGNITADGKCALEFPLAPTLAKVLIESTVRECSVEAVRVVSVISADPKGLFELPKGSEEAARQHHSRFHVNDSDHLALLNVLTHFIENGKSRQWARDHFLHLPTLLRACEVQQQLLERLRQLKRPIVSCGAKGLDRVRQCVASGFCLLSARRSSTNWSAYRPMLNAGVTCYVHPSSAVYARAEMPLYVVYHDLLLTTREYLVIVTAVEPEWLVEASRGVFIVKGSPKGLVTSAATPSGTAVVENRSVTGRVVSETLQNPSPIPQGLSVPRPPVHQPKSKGGMVLTRRRNNI, from the coding sequence ATGCTTGACCGCCGGCGGCCACGTGATGAAAACATCACCCCGAGTGACAACCCCCCATTTAAAGGCCTGTTGAGTATGAAGGCGCTGACCACGTCAATAGAAACTGGCGGATCCGCCGGTGATGACACGGAAGGTCGGATGACTGGAAATGAAAACGCAGAGTTTGCTTACGGTAGCGGTTTTTATCTTCAGGAGGAGTACCTTGAGCGTCTCCGGCGTCGTGGGCATAGACTCAATAACACGGAAACTGATAATTTTGGTGACGACGCAGACAACAACGATAGGAGTGAATTAAGTGGGAGCCGCAGAGATAGGACACAGCGAGGGGAGGCATCTGACGTTGAGCTTATTATGGACCATAATCTTCAACCACGTTTTTTCCGCCTTGGGAATGACTTTCCGGCCGTTTCTGCGTCGTCCGTACTCGATGGGGAGGGTACAAATGAATCGATGTTGCCACTGAATGTTATCACTGCTCACGACACCGCAGGTGATATTATCATTCCTGTTGTAAGTTCAAGTTGCAGAATGGCGCAACAAGCTCAAAAGGGAAGCACTTCGTTAGCTGCTTTGAAGCGTCAGCAGGAGTCTGAGCGCGCTACGCGGGAGGCGATGGACACCAGTAAATCACAGCTGACGCGATTGCttcaaaagggggaaattggCCAAGAGATTGAGGTTGTAGACCAGTCGCATAAGCCAAAGGGACTGGACAGTTGGTTGCTGGACTCCACGAGGGATACCGAAGAAGATCTGGAAGGCGAAGAAGAGATGCTGCGACGCAAAGTGCGAAGGGAGCGCATACGGCTGGAAAATTCGTTGAACCCGTCTTCTGCTAACGGAGCGATGACTGcggaaacagcagcaaaagaggaggagcggGATGTTCGGGAGAGGAATTATTTGGATGTGCAGCGGAGGCGACAGGAAAAGTTGGACCGCGTGAGAGACGCTAAGGAGAAGTGGGAACGTTCAACAAATGATGCTGAGGTAAGCGGAGCACGGCGTATTGCAATTCTTACAATACAACGTCAGCTTCCAATCTATCGATGCAAAGAGGAGCTGCTCAGATGCATCGGAGAGAATCCAGTTTCCATCGTAGTTGGCGAGACCGGAAGCGGGAAGACCACGCAACTCGTACAATACCTGTACCAACGTGGCTATACTCGTGGTGGAGGAATTATTGGATGTACGCAACCGCGGAGACTTGCCGCCATAGGCGTTGCCCGTCGTGTAGCGGAGGAGATGGGTTGTGCGTTAGGTACTCGAGTGGGTTATGCTATCCACCTCGATGACAACACTTCTGAGGACACTGAAGTGAAGTTTATGACGGACGGTGTGCTTCTACGAGAGATTGTTCGTGATCCGAACGTGGATAAATATAGTGTGATAGTACTTGACGAGGCTCATGAGCGGTCTGTTAACACGGACGTTTTGCTTGGTGTATTACAAGCGGCAGTCCGCCGTCGATCAGACCTGAAACTGGTAGTAACATCTGCCACGATGGATATCTTGAAATTTTCAAAGTTCTTTGGTAATGCGCCGTGTTATGAGATACCTGGCCAATCGTACGAGGTGGATGTGCAGTACGCGACGGCCCCTATTGAAGATTACGTGTTGGAAGCGGTTTTCCGCGTGTGCCAATTACACATCCAAATGCCACTGGAAGGAAAACATGACATATTAGTTTTTATGACGGGTCGTGATGACGTGCTTGGAGTGTGTTCACTTATCCTTCGTCGTCTTCAAGAAATGGATCCAAAGTGGCTCGATTCTCTTCTGTTACTACCGTGTTTGTCGGAGGCAGTTGGCGCAACGGCAACCGGTGTTCTTGATCCTACACCCAGCGGAATGAGAAAGTGTGTTGTTGCAACCAATGTTGCAGAGACATCCTTGACCATTGATGGTATACGCTATGTTGTGGATTGTGGGTTCATGAAAACAAATGTATTCCGACCCAAACTCGGGATGAATACACTGCAGCGGTATCCCATCTCTCAGGCGCAAGCAAATCAACGAAAAGGTCGAGCGGGCCGAACGGCAGAAGGCATCTGCTATCGTTTATACACTGAAAGTCAGTTCAAACACGAAATGCTTCTTAGTAGCGTTCCCGAAATTCAGCGGAGCAGTATTGATAGCGTGGTGCTTCTTCTTAAAAGTATTGGTGTGTCACGCTTGATTGATTTTGATTTCATGGACCCACCCCCTGCCGCGAATATAAGACGCAGCATGTGGCAACTTTGGGTACTCGGGCTTCTGGATGATAACGGGAATATAACGGCAGACGGGAAGTGCGCTTTAGAATTTCCACTTGCGCCGACACTTGCTAAAGTACTTATAGAAAGTACGGTGCGCGAATGCTCGGTGGAGGCGGTGCGTGTGGTGTCGGTGATTTCAGCTGATCCCAAAGGACTTTTTGAGCTTCCAAAGGGTAGCGAAGAGGCCGCACGGCAGCACCACAGTCGGTTTCATGTGAATGACTCAGATCACCTTGCATTACTTAACGTCCTCACACATTTCATAGAAAACGGAAAGTCACGCCAGTGGGCAAGGGACCACTTTCTGCATCTTCCCACACTACTCCGTGCATGCGAAGTTCAACAACAATTACTCGAACGTTTGCGTCAGTTGAAACGCCCTATTGTTTCATGCGGAGCGAAGGGACTTGATCGAGTTCGTCAGTGCGTGGCCTCAGGTTTTTGTCTCCTTTCAGCACGACGGTCGAGTACAAACTGGAGTGCCTACCGTCCTATGCTTAACGCGGGGGTGACGTGTTACGTGCATCCGTCCTCTGCAGTGTATGCACGCGCGGAGATGCCACTTTATGTGGTTTACCACGACCTCCTTCTCACAACTCGAGAGTATCTTGTGATTGTAACTGCTGTGGAACCCGAGTGGTTGGTTGAGGCTTCTCGGGGTGTATTCATTGTGAAAGGATCACCGAAGGGCCTAGTGACCTCAGCGGCCACTCCTTCGGGTACCGCAGTGGTAGAGAACAGGAGTGTAACAGGTCGCGTGGTATCGGAAACCTTGCAGAATCCATCACCCATTCCACAAGGATTATCAGTCCCACGTCCTCCGGTTCATCAACCGAAATCAAAGGGGGGAATGGTTCTTACAAGACGGCGAAACAACATCTGA
- a CDS encoding formin, putative: MRFFSGWFSPRNVSLKQIADYPVYIWQIPCGKTSLDKNGKLVVSGTSTKDIKNTGGYLDSTHKECCMVFNFTPLLKELEAAFKHGEILDYSKQTIEDFTLLIELCSTIAKWALADRGRAGYCAVLVFFEESDAVHIPSYAAMIATCFYIFAGGQSYWGKYTLDYMEKQLGIPRSRYHFQSQEHYANYFQLLLDVPVVPSNKRRRLVRASLYNAEAIKDAKLSLLVQCEGEEFLIDDANAWEVVDDSVIHFDVPYPVCIFGDFAVVLLRNGKLLMEQMKKENVIARYAFSTIFVHEDNHQIHVRSMDYAEKNNLTGDFYITLHFVDGETRSTDSAYADQLRKRIDQSPRQKAFLLNPESFGAQNGYATSSSHRHDDDLMGGVYYRADGTQRGGHKHSGRMRSSSAAVREPAVLILEQEEERLYQDDEELASFAGSLYDEDDKCEQKTASHSSPRDPESSPLPPSATLPPPPPPAAERLPAPPPPPVKLPPPPPPPGGKLPPPPPPPPGGKLPPPPPPPGKAPPPPPGGKLPPPPPPGGKGAPPPPPPPPGKLGPGGGPPPPPPPPPRGLGSLGVSALGGPKAPVPKPAYVGPKLKTFFWKKLPRAMGLWSHADTAAVEKVIDENFLLGMFEVRKKSSTTMAKNSEAKAPKGNSLRMSTALTDQKRQNIAISLKKLKLSVGDLCRALIECNDEVLPCDVLESVYAAFPTTEEVASLRAEHTAGNVEWTDVERYMHELFSTVVDVRDRIPLWVATQTSVELVSFTEERLELIGRAVLAVTKRNSMLAALLHVILSIGNFMNRGSAHANAPGFRLESLNQMNFVKAVDGKTTMLEVVIVSVLDRDPGLLKFMDETECIEDICGTTIQDVGQSVSQLNFTLQKMRRAVEAANQLHLPGKIDAKLPPGVVDALPKVLQGYLEKYLAPVSQLAIRHQRLKEDIAEMLESFGEDPTMDETVFWNYFLQLRMEVGNILQRVEKEEVTKQSLLRSVGADGEGIGSKPEDSSKKE, encoded by the coding sequence ATGCGTTTTTTTAGCGGGTGGTTTTCACCACGTAACGTGAGCCTCAAGCAAATAGCGGACTATCCTGTTTACATATGGCAGATTCCATGTGGTAAGACATCTTTAGATAAAAATGGAAAACTTGTTGTGAGCGGTACATCGACAAAGGACATAAAAAACACAGGTGGGTACCTTGACAGTACACACAAGGAGTGTTGCATGGTTTTCAACTTCACACCGTTGTTGAAGGAACTTGAGGCTGCTTTTAAACACGGAGAAATACTAGACTACTCAAAGCAGACCATTGAGGATTTCACGTTATTGATTGAGCTGTGTTCCACGATCGCAAAGTGGGCGCTCGCCGACCGCGGGAGGGCGGGCTACTGCGCcgtccttgtttttttcgagGAAAGTGACGCAGTTCACATTCCTAGCTATGCAGCTATGATTGCTACGTGCTTTTACATTTTTGCAGGTGGGCAGTCCTATTGGGGGAAATATACGCTAGATTATATGGAGAAGCAACTGGGTATTCCGCGTAGCAGGTATCACTTTCAATCACAAGAACACTATGCAAATTACTTCCAGTTGCTTCTAGACGTACCAGTGGTACCTAGCAACAAGCGGCGTAGGCTCGTCCGTGCTTCCTTGTATAACGCGGAAGCGATTAAAGATGCGAAACTGAGTCTCCTTGTGCAGTGTGAGGGTGAAGAATTTCTCATAGACGATGCGAATGCCTGGGAGGTTGTGGATGATTCAGTCATTCATTTTGACGTGCCGTATCCGGTATGTATCTTTGGGGATTTTGCTGTAGTGCTGTTACGAAATGGCAAGCTGTTGATGGagcaaatgaagaaagagaaCGTTATTGCGCGTTACGCATTTAGTACTATATTTGTCCACGAAGATAATCACCAAATTCACGTTCGAAGCATGGATTACGCTGAGAAAAACAACCTCACGGGTGATTTTTACATTACTCTACACTTTGTAGACGGGGAAACAAGGAGCACGGATTCGGCTTATGCTGACCAACTTAGGAAGCGCATTGATCAGTCGCCCAGACAAAAGGCGTTTTTATTAAATCCAGAGTCGTTCGGAGCACAAAATGGTTATGCCACCTCTTCCAGTCACCGCCATGATGATGATCTTATGGGTGGAGTATATTATCGAGCTGATGGAACTCAAAGAGGGGGACACAAACACAGCGGAAGAATGCGGTCATCTTCTGCAGCGGTTAGGGAGCCTGCAGTTCTCATTTtagagcaggaggaggagaggctTTATCAGGATGACGAGGAGTTGGCTTCATTTGCTGGTTCCCTCTACGATGAGGATGATAAATGCGAGCAAAAAACAGCATCTCACTCATCTCCTCGGGACCCAGAGAGTTCACCGCTCCCTCCGTCTGCAACATTACCGCCACCGCCTCCGCCAGCGGCTGAGAGGTTACCAGCTCCCCCGCCACCCCCTGTAAAGctaccgccaccaccaccaccaccgggCGGGAAGTTGCCGCCAccgccgccaccaccaccgggCGGGAAGTTGCCGCCACCGCCTCCCCCGCCTGGAAaagcgccaccaccaccaccaggcGGAAAACTTCccccacctccaccaccagGAGGTAAAGGGGCGCCCcctccgccaccgccacctccTGGTAAGCTGGGTCCTGGTGGAGGTCCTCCGCCACCGCCGCCACCCCCACCACGTGGGTTAGGGTCACTAGGGGTGTCGGCATTGGGTGGACCAAAGGCCCCAGTGCCCAAACCTGCGTATGTTGGCCCAAAACTCAAGACGTTCTTTTGGAAGAAGCTCCCCAGGGCAATGGGTCTGTGGAGTCATGCTGATACCGCGGCTGTGGAGAAAGTTATCGATGAAAATTTTCTGTTAGGGATGTTTGAAGTTCGGAAGAAGTCCTCAACTACTATGGCAAAGAATAGCGAGGCGAAAGCTCCAAAGGGTAACAGTCTTCGAATGAGTACTGCTTTGACAGATCAGAAGCGACAAAACATTGCCATTTCACTAAAGAAGCTGAAGTTGAGTGTAGGCGACTTATGCCGGGCACTAATAGAATGCAACGACGAGGTGTTGCCATGTGATGTTTTGGAGTCTGTATATGCAGCTTTTCCCACAACGGAGGAAGTGGCTTCTCTTCGAGCCGAGCATACAGCCGGAAATGTCGAATGGACAGATGTCGAAAGATACATGCACGAACTTTTTAGCACCGTAGTGGACGTACGTGACCGCATTCCCCTATGGGTAGCAACGCAAACGAGTGTAGAGTTGGTTTCATTTACGGAGGAACGACTCGAACTTATAGGGAGAGCAGTGTTGGCCGTCACAAAGAGGAACTCTATGCTAGCTGCGCTTCTCCACGTTATTCTCTCGATCGGAAACTTTATGAACCGTGGGAGTGCCCATGCAAACGCCCCGGGATTCCGTTTGGAGAGTTTAAACCAGATGAACTTCGTGAAAGCGGTAGATGGAAAGACAACTATGCTGGAGGTGGTGATTGTCTCGGTTCTTGACCGTGACCCTGGATTGCTTAAATTCATGGATGAGACAGAGTGTATCGAGGATATCTGTGGTACAACCATACAAGATGTAGGGCAAAGTGTTTCTCAACTGAACTTCACACTGCAGAAAATGCGGCGTGCGGTTGAGGCGGCGAACCAGTTACATCTGCCCGGAAAAATAGATGCGAAGCTCCCCCCTGGGGTAGTAGACGCACTCCCCAAAGTTCTGCAAGGATACTTGGAGAAGTACCTGGCGCCAGTCTCCCAGTTAGCCATACGTCATCAGCGGCTTAAGGAAGATATCGCGGAGATGCTGGAAAGTTTCGGTGAGGACCCAACTATGGACGAGACGGTATTCTGGAACTACTTTTTGCAACTGCGGATGGAGGTGGGGAACATCCTACAGCGCgttgagaaggaggaggttaCCAAGCAATCGCTACTGCGATCCGTGGGCGCGGACGGCGAGGGTATCGGTAGCAAGCCTGAAGACTCTTCCAAGAAAGAGTGA